One region of Marivirga arenosa genomic DNA includes:
- the proB gene encoding glutamate 5-kinase: MKKHSKRVVVKIGTNVMTNKDNRIVVPILKRIVDQVARLYEEDVMCVLISSGSVIAGKEVLDDNEIDNLDNPEQRRQVYSAVGQPRMMRHYYSIFHDYGMRCAQVLATKRDFDFGRHRDNMINCYEGLLSQGIVPIANEDDAVSLSMSMFSDNDELASLVAELVKADTLILLTDTDGIYDGHPDHDDSSLIRTVTTDQKVEQFVQESDKGEGEGRGGMESKINVAKGAASKDITTYIANGKREDVIIDIVHGKDVGTRIYKED, translated from the coding sequence GTGAAAAAACATTCAAAAAGAGTAGTAGTAAAAATAGGTACTAATGTGATGACCAATAAGGATAATCGCATTGTAGTACCTATCCTAAAAAGAATTGTAGATCAAGTTGCACGTCTTTATGAAGAAGATGTAATGTGCGTACTTATTTCTTCAGGTTCTGTGATTGCAGGTAAAGAAGTATTGGATGATAATGAGATTGATAATCTAGATAATCCTGAACAGAGAAGACAAGTATATTCGGCTGTAGGTCAACCAAGAATGATGCGTCATTATTACAGTATTTTCCATGATTATGGAATGCGCTGTGCGCAAGTATTGGCTACTAAAAGGGATTTTGATTTTGGTAGACACAGAGATAACATGATCAATTGTTACGAAGGTTTATTAAGTCAAGGAATTGTTCCTATTGCCAATGAGGATGATGCAGTTTCACTTTCAATGTCAATGTTTTCCGATAATGATGAATTGGCGAGCTTAGTGGCTGAGTTGGTGAAAGCAGATACTTTGATTTTATTGACGGATACAGATGGTATCTATGATGGACACCCAGATCACGATGATTCTAGCTTGATTAGAACGGTAACCACTGATCAAAAAGTTGAGCAATTTGTTCAAGAATCGGACAAAGGTGAAGGAGAAGGCCGAGGAGGAATGGAATCAAAAATTAATGTTGCTAAAGGTGCAGCATCGAAGGATATCACAACTTATATCGCAAATGGTAAGAGAGAAGATGTGATTATTGATATAGTTCATGGGAAAGATGTAGGAACTAGAATTTACAAAGAAGACTAA
- a CDS encoding glutamate-5-semialdehyde dehydrogenase gives MKLLNTEIKNAVLQSMIDNLDKEREAIIAANKKDLDAFNRDDQALYDRLVVDSAKVDDMIRAVKEVKDQDDPVGNVISEDTLENGLNITNKTAPFGTIMIIYESRPDVTIEAAVLAFKANNKILLKGGKEAHNSNEELVKCWHKSLKENGLEEDWIQYLKMDRPTTQEFLRNPDQPLDLIVPRGGERLIDFVKEHAKCAVLVSGRGNNFAYVAPDADMEKVIPVIVNAKTDKISGCNALDKILVDENHPKFEETLKTIEKELTDKGVHIVASDKVINSLETNDKIDSEDVWYEEFLAMKAAMTSVNGLDDAIDFINKYSGGHSNTILTETKEDAEKFMEQVDSAAVYHNASTRFTDGGQMGVGAELAISTDKLHHRGPLGLKQLVTNKYYVLGSGQIRK, from the coding sequence ATGAAGCTTTTAAATACTGAAATTAAAAATGCAGTTTTACAATCAATGATAGATAATCTTGATAAAGAAAGAGAGGCTATCATTGCTGCAAATAAGAAAGATTTAGACGCATTTAATAGAGATGATCAGGCTCTTTATGATCGTTTAGTTGTTGATTCAGCGAAAGTTGATGATATGATTAGAGCGGTTAAAGAGGTTAAAGACCAAGATGATCCAGTTGGAAATGTAATAAGTGAAGATACCTTAGAGAATGGATTAAATATCACTAATAAAACAGCTCCATTCGGTACGATTATGATTATTTATGAATCGCGTCCGGATGTAACCATTGAGGCTGCTGTTTTAGCATTTAAAGCGAATAATAAAATATTATTGAAGGGTGGTAAAGAAGCTCACAATAGTAATGAAGAATTGGTGAAATGCTGGCATAAATCGTTGAAAGAAAATGGTTTAGAGGAAGATTGGATCCAATACTTAAAAATGGATAGACCAACTACTCAGGAATTCTTGAGAAATCCAGACCAGCCTCTTGACTTAATTGTTCCTAGAGGAGGTGAACGCTTGATTGATTTCGTGAAAGAACATGCGAAATGTGCAGTTTTAGTGAGTGGTAGAGGTAATAATTTTGCTTATGTAGCGCCAGATGCTGATATGGAAAAAGTGATTCCTGTTATCGTTAATGCTAAAACTGATAAAATATCAGGTTGTAACGCTTTAGATAAAATTTTAGTAGATGAAAATCATCCTAAGTTTGAAGAAACTCTAAAAACTATTGAAAAAGAACTTACTGATAAGGGAGTTCATATAGTAGCGAGTGATAAAGTGATTAATAGCTTAGAAACAAATGATAAAATCGACAGTGAAGATGTTTGGTATGAAGAATTCTTAGCTATGAAGGCTGCCATGACATCGGTGAATGGCTTGGACGATGCTATTGATTTTATCAATAAATATTCTGGAGGCCACTCCAATACTATATTGACTGAAACGAAAGAAGATGCTGAGAAATTTATGGAACAAGTAGATAGTGCTGCTGTATATCATAATGCTTCAACGCGTTTTACTGATGGTGGTCAAATGGGAGTGGGGGCTGAGTTAGCGATTAGTACTGACAAGCTTCACCACAGAGGTCCTTTAGGCTTAAAGCAATTAGTAACTAATAAATATTACGTTTTAGGTAGCGGACAAATCAGGAAATAA
- a CDS encoding tetratricopeptide repeat protein — MRITTTVLFFVFLLTSFTFNSFSQGGNGSADSIEVIRLNNLFKLQYRSEPAKSFEYANTALEISQRINFLSGEATAYNNLGVYYKQKGDYDKALKNYRLAFNLYESLHQKEGVAKSLSNIGNIYSINDDYEQALKYYTQARDIFSELNDQGKLLMILNNIGSIYLDNGQEIEAIHYYQQVLNIYNKNPYQSSLFDPFSNIGKVYFDRQEYDSALFYFNKSLKKEEADDNKFGIASALVKIARLHNARGSYLAAEGAGLDAVDLADEINAKPILLDAYSTLAEVYLHLDDLENSYVYMNQYHIMSDSLFNESSRRAIAELEKAIELEQKEKEIALLKKESEIKDLQYKNSQLFNYSTVALSLLLLALAIISYLKFKQNRKAKSLLEYQNKQILESKKAIEVQKMKLESWNQNITDSIEYAKNLQEGIMNKNNFKENIPSSFVFYQPKDIVSGDFYWYARQSNYDILALIDCTGHGVAGAFMTVIANATMNQIVIDEKETDTHKILQKLDEKVREILKQKEVTTMNYSMDVSLCKIDYDKNILTFSGAKRPLYVVENNELKEFKGNSFTIGDYYNSPDKKFTFQEIDISDNQCFYLSSDGYADQFGMQTQKKYLRKRFKGLLENIASKSFSEQEKSLRKEMKRWQGEMEQTDDMLVIGFSAK, encoded by the coding sequence ATGCGCATTACTACAACCGTTTTATTCTTCGTTTTTCTGCTAACTTCTTTCACTTTCAATTCTTTTTCACAAGGTGGAAATGGTTCAGCTGACAGTATAGAGGTTATCAGACTCAATAATCTTTTTAAACTTCAATACAGAAGTGAACCAGCAAAAAGTTTTGAGTATGCTAATACTGCTTTGGAGATATCCCAGAGGATTAATTTTCTGTCAGGTGAAGCTACTGCTTATAATAATTTAGGAGTTTACTATAAACAAAAAGGAGATTACGATAAGGCTTTAAAAAATTATAGACTAGCATTTAACCTATACGAGTCCTTACATCAGAAGGAGGGAGTAGCCAAATCTTTAAGTAATATAGGAAATATTTATTCCATAAATGATGATTATGAACAAGCTTTAAAATATTACACTCAGGCTAGAGATATTTTTTCTGAATTAAATGATCAGGGGAAATTGCTCATGATTTTAAATAATATAGGCAGCATTTATCTTGATAATGGTCAAGAAATAGAAGCGATTCATTATTATCAACAAGTATTAAATATATACAATAAAAATCCTTATCAATCTTCTTTATTTGATCCTTTTAGTAACATTGGAAAAGTCTATTTTGACCGACAGGAATATGATAGTGCTTTATTTTATTTTAATAAATCATTAAAAAAAGAAGAGGCGGATGATAATAAGTTTGGTATAGCAAGCGCTTTGGTAAAAATTGCCAGACTTCATAACGCCAGAGGTAGCTATTTAGCTGCAGAAGGTGCAGGCTTAGATGCAGTAGATCTTGCCGATGAAATTAATGCAAAACCCATTCTATTAGATGCTTACAGTACCTTAGCGGAGGTCTATTTACATTTAGATGATTTGGAGAATTCATATGTATATATGAATCAATATCACATTATGAGCGATAGCCTTTTCAATGAAAGTTCTAGAAGAGCCATCGCAGAATTAGAAAAAGCCATTGAATTAGAGCAAAAAGAAAAAGAAATAGCACTGCTGAAAAAAGAGTCTGAGATAAAGGACTTGCAATATAAGAACAGCCAGCTTTTTAACTATAGCACTGTGGCCCTTTCCTTACTTTTACTTGCATTAGCCATCATTTCATATTTGAAATTTAAGCAAAATAGGAAAGCTAAATCTTTATTAGAATATCAGAATAAACAGATTTTAGAAAGTAAAAAAGCGATTGAGGTACAAAAAATGAAGCTTGAAAGTTGGAATCAAAATATTACAGATTCCATAGAATATGCTAAAAATCTTCAGGAAGGAATTATGAATAAAAATAATTTCAAAGAGAATATACCTTCCTCATTTGTTTTTTATCAACCTAAGGATATTGTAAGTGGTGATTTCTATTGGTATGCAAGACAATCTAATTACGATATTCTAGCTTTAATTGACTGCACAGGACATGGAGTGGCTGGAGCATTCATGACCGTAATTGCAAATGCAACCATGAATCAAATTGTGATTGATGAAAAAGAAACAGATACTCATAAAATATTACAAAAGCTTGACGAGAAGGTTCGAGAAATTCTCAAGCAGAAAGAAGTAACGACTATGAATTACAGCATGGATGTTTCTTTATGTAAAATAGATTATGATAAAAATATCCTCACATTTTCAGGAGCAAAAAGACCTCTTTATGTTGTAGAGAATAATGAACTAAAGGAGTTTAAGGGAAATAGTTTTACAATTGGAGATTACTACAATAGCCCTGACAAGAAGTTTACTTTTCAGGAAATAGACATTTCTGATAATCAATGTTTTTATTTAAGTTCTGATGGTTATGCAGATCAATTTGGGATGCAAACGCAAAAGAAATATTTAAGGAAAAGATTCAAAGGGCTTCTTGAAAATATTGCTTCAAAAAGCTTTTCAGAACAAGAAAAAAGCCTTCGTAAAGAAATGAAAAGATGGCAAGGGGAAATGGAGCAAACTGATGATATGTTGGTGATTGGGTTTAGTGCGAAATAA
- a CDS encoding LVIVD repeat-containing protein gives MKYKILKLLTISAFGLSILACNNWENVPNFDVEEVEGYRPIYATEGEKEVKTLPPREIEDPGKIYVINDYLLLVDRLKGIHVFDNRNPENPQNIGFIQITGSNDVAVRDNILYADQASDLLAIDINNPENVKIASRVKDVFPFGSQYPQQEGFYFECPDPEKGLVIGWELTTLQSPKCYR, from the coding sequence ATGAAATATAAAATACTCAAACTATTAACCATTTCAGCTTTTGGCCTAAGCATATTGGCCTGCAATAATTGGGAAAACGTCCCTAATTTTGACGTAGAAGAAGTAGAAGGTTATAGACCTATTTACGCTACAGAAGGCGAAAAAGAAGTTAAAACCTTGCCTCCTAGAGAAATTGAGGATCCTGGTAAAATTTATGTTATCAATGACTATTTATTATTGGTCGATCGATTAAAAGGAATTCATGTTTTTGATAATCGTAATCCTGAAAATCCTCAAAACATTGGGTTTATTCAAATAACAGGTAGTAATGATGTAGCTGTCAGAGATAATATTTTGTATGCAGATCAAGCATCAGATCTTTTAGCCATAGACATTAATAATCCAGAGAATGTAAAAATAGCATCTCGTGTGAAGGATGTTTTTCCCTTCGGTTCTCAATATCCTCAGCAAGAAGGTTTTTATTTTGAATGCCCCGATCCTGAAAAAGGATTAGTAATTGGTTGGGAATTGACCACTCTTCAATCACCTAAATGTTACCGTTAA
- a CDS encoding alanine dehydrogenase codes for MAKEISRTGFDVLARKGALYPQEELLAVKKGKNSMQIGIPNEISLQEKRVPLTPGAVALLSNNGHEIIVESGMGLSSNFTDNEYSDAGAKIVYSAKEAFEAQLVVKIEPPTQEEIELFKPGSFLISALQLGQLNKEYFLSLNNKRINAIGIELIEDKVGGMPVVRAMSEVAGISAIQIATELLSNLNDGKGIILGGITGVRPTKVVILGAGTVGEYAARAALGLGANIEIYDNHLYKLRRIKHALGQPVHTSTLDTVMLSESLTEADVLICAIRAEKGRNRCIVTEEMVMNMRKNAVIIDVSIDQGGCVETSEVTSHDNPTFKKFDVIHYCVPNIASRVSRTASNAVSNILTPMLLQAGDVGGIEEMIFTHSWFMKGVYTYKGSLTNMHLAKKFDLKYKELSLLMAARF; via the coding sequence ATGGCTAAGGAAATCTCTAGAACGGGCTTTGATGTTTTAGCAAGAAAAGGAGCTTTATATCCACAAGAAGAACTATTAGCTGTTAAAAAAGGGAAAAATTCCATGCAAATCGGAATTCCAAATGAAATTTCTTTACAAGAAAAACGTGTGCCATTAACCCCAGGTGCAGTTGCTTTGCTTTCAAATAATGGTCATGAAATAATTGTTGAAAGTGGAATGGGACTAAGTAGTAATTTCACTGACAATGAGTATAGTGATGCCGGTGCAAAGATAGTGTATTCCGCTAAGGAAGCTTTCGAGGCACAATTAGTTGTAAAAATTGAGCCCCCTACGCAAGAGGAAATTGAATTATTTAAGCCGGGTAGTTTTTTGATTTCTGCACTTCAATTGGGGCAATTGAATAAAGAATACTTTCTTTCCTTAAATAATAAGAGAATTAATGCTATTGGTATTGAATTGATTGAGGATAAAGTGGGAGGGATGCCAGTAGTGAGAGCAATGAGTGAAGTTGCAGGTATTTCTGCTATCCAAATAGCTACTGAGTTGCTAAGTAATCTAAATGATGGAAAAGGAATTATACTAGGAGGAATTACTGGAGTTAGGCCGACCAAGGTGGTTATTTTAGGTGCAGGAACAGTTGGCGAATATGCTGCAAGAGCTGCATTAGGATTGGGAGCTAATATCGAAATTTATGATAATCATCTTTATAAATTAAGAAGGATTAAACACGCTTTAGGTCAACCAGTTCATACCAGTACATTGGACACTGTGATGTTAAGTGAATCTTTAACAGAGGCAGATGTTTTAATTTGTGCAATTAGGGCTGAAAAGGGACGTAATAGATGCATAGTTACGGAAGAAATGGTGATGAACATGCGTAAAAATGCTGTAATTATTGATGTTAGTATTGACCAGGGGGGCTGTGTAGAAACTTCAGAGGTAACATCTCATGATAACCCAACCTTTAAAAAGTTTGATGTAATCCATTATTGCGTACCAAATATAGCATCAAGGGTGTCAAGAACTGCAAGTAATGCTGTAAGTAACATTTTAACCCCTATGTTGTTGCAAGCTGGTGATGTAGGAGGGATAGAAGAAATGATTTTCACGCATTCCTGGTTTATGAAAGGAGTTTATACCTATAAAGGAAGCCTCACCAATATGCATCTAGCCAAAAAATTTGATTTGAAATATAAGGAATTAAGTTTATTGATGGCTGCCAGATTTTAA
- the proC gene encoding pyrroline-5-carboxylate reductase, translating to MKVLVIGAGNMGLAYAKALVKSEFLSNHNLMISDTSPEKTEELKKISRFDVYTNLSDCLPKADIIFIAVKPYHAEELFSELKPMMSPDQIVISIMAGVTIQSMKDGLGITKVVRAMPNLPAQVGKGLTSFTASDEVSRLELSTVENLLDTTGRSVRLDTENDVDASTGISGSGPAYVFYFMQSMMEAAQKMGFSDHDSKVLVGQTFEGAVELFNKSDLSPKEWMTRVASKGGTTRAALDSMEDNNINSLIEEAAHAAFNRAVELGKES from the coding sequence ATGAAAGTACTTGTAATAGGAGCAGGTAACATGGGTTTAGCATATGCTAAAGCCTTAGTGAAATCAGAATTTCTTTCTAATCATAATTTAATGATTTCAGATACCAGCCCTGAGAAGACAGAAGAATTAAAGAAAATTAGTCGTTTTGATGTTTATACTAATCTGTCAGATTGTTTACCAAAAGCAGATATAATCTTTATTGCAGTTAAGCCATATCATGCTGAAGAATTATTTTCTGAATTGAAGCCAATGATGTCACCAGATCAAATTGTGATTTCAATTATGGCGGGTGTTACAATTCAGAGTATGAAAGATGGATTAGGAATAACTAAAGTGGTAAGAGCTATGCCTAACTTACCAGCTCAAGTTGGTAAAGGGTTAACATCATTCACAGCTTCTGATGAAGTATCAAGATTAGAGCTTTCAACTGTAGAAAACTTATTGGATACTACTGGTAGATCAGTAAGATTAGATACAGAAAATGACGTAGATGCATCTACTGGAATTTCTGGTAGTGGACCTGCCTATGTTTTCTATTTTATGCAATCTATGATGGAAGCTGCTCAGAAAATGGGATTCTCGGATCACGATTCAAAAGTATTAGTTGGTCAAACCTTTGAAGGAGCTGTAGAATTATTTAATAAATCTGACTTAAGTCCTAAAGAGTGGATGACGAGAGTAGCATCCAAAGGAGGAACAACACGAGCAGCACTTGATTCAATGGAGGATAATAACATTAATAGTCTTATTGAAGAAGCGGCTCATGCAGCCTTTAATAGAGCAGTTGAATTAGGAAAAGAATCATAA
- a CDS encoding LVIVD repeat-containing protein, translating into MKSLKLRSFFIYTFIIFISLSSCVSDAEFDASGEGKGGSMTRFTFLKGYLYIVDENTLKTFDIANPDNPELLNTLEVGSGVETIFPYENYLFLGTQWGMKIYSLDNGPVPQFLSDFEHSFSCDPVVVSNSIAYVTLRSGTTCQTGVDRMEVVDVSNLRDPRLLNTIEMKNPHGLSVSDTVLFVCEGDYGFKVFNIKDRANPQLISHYDSIPSYDVITNYARKELIITGKNGIYQYDYNDPYELKELSQILSIEGNE; encoded by the coding sequence ATGAAAAGCTTAAAATTACGCTCCTTTTTTATATATACTTTTATAATTTTCATTAGCCTTTCTTCATGCGTGAGCGATGCAGAGTTTGATGCTTCAGGTGAAGGGAAAGGTGGATCAATGACCCGCTTCACTTTCTTGAAAGGATACCTTTACATTGTAGATGAAAACACACTTAAAACATTCGATATTGCGAATCCAGATAATCCTGAATTACTGAATACGCTTGAAGTTGGCTCAGGAGTAGAGACTATATTCCCCTATGAAAATTATTTGTTTTTAGGAACTCAATGGGGTATGAAGATTTACTCATTAGATAATGGACCAGTCCCTCAATTCCTGTCAGATTTTGAACATTCATTCTCATGCGATCCTGTAGTAGTATCCAACAGTATCGCATATGTTACACTAAGAAGCGGAACTACATGCCAAACTGGGGTTGACCGTATGGAGGTAGTAGACGTTTCTAACCTTAGAGACCCAAGGTTATTGAATACTATTGAAATGAAAAACCCTCATGGGCTCTCAGTTAGTGATACTGTATTATTTGTTTGTGAAGGAGATTATGGTTTTAAAGTTTTTAATATAAAAGACAGAGCAAATCCTCAATTAATATCACATTATGATAGTATTCCTAGCTATGATGTGATTACAAATTACGCTAGAAAGGAGCTTATCATCACGGGTAAAAACGGAATTTATCAATATGATTATAATGATCCTTATGAATTAAAAGAACTGAGTCAAATCTTAAGCATTGAGGGTAATGAATAA